Below is a genomic region from Streptomyces ferrugineus.
CCGCACGACGCATGCCGGCGAGTGCCCCGCCCAGACGGTGCCCGGCAGCGTCGGAGGCGCTTGACCGCGGCCGCGGCGGAGTGGCACTGGGCGGCCGGACCGGCAGCGATCAGCCGCTCGCTGCTGCCAGGTTGCTCGGTGTCCTCCACAAGAAGGGGAGGACATCCCCCGTACTCCTCAGCGTGGTGTGTACGCGAAATCGCGCGATACGGCCCATGAACTCCCATGACCCGCGTGGATAGAGTCACCGCCGACCCAGCCGCTGTGGTCGGGAGGAGCGTCCGTGGGCATCAACCCGGGCCATGCGAGCCGGACGCACACCCGGCCCGGCCTGGCGGAGATCGGTGAGCGCCGTGTCATCGCTCTCGTCTATCTGGCGGGGGTGTCGGCGGCCGTCGCGCTGGGGCGGTTCGTCCCGCTGGAGACGGGGGTCAGAGATGGCTTCGGGCTCTCGCTCTCGGCTTTCGGCTGGCTGGTCTCGGGGATCACCGTTGTCGCGGCCTGTCTGGCCATGCCGGCGGGGCTCTGGGTCGCGCGACACGATGTGGGCCGGGTCCTGTCCGCAGGGCTGGGCGTCATGCTGCTGGGCGGGGTGCTCGAGGTCATGGCCCCTGCGGCCGTCGTGCTGTACGGCGCCCGGGTGCTGGAGGGGGTGGGGTATCTGGCGGTCGTGGTCACGGGTCCGCTGGTGCTGTCCGCCCGCTGCGGGCCCGCGACACGGCACCGGGCACTCGCGCTGTGGAGCACCTTCGTCCCGGTGGGCATGGCGGTCGCCTCGGCCGTCGGAGCGCTCGGCGGCACGGTGGGCTGGCGAGTCGCCGGCGCGCTGACGCTGGTCCCTGGGCTGGCCGCCCTCGCCGGCGCTTCGGGACGGCTGACCGGCATACGGGGCGAGGCGGGCGACCGTCGTGTCCGTCACGGCGGGGGCATCGGTCCCGTGCTCCGGCTCTCCCTCTCCTTCGCCCTCATCGCGCTGCTCGGCGTCACAGCGGTGGCCCTGCTGCCGAGCCTCGCCACGGACCGGAGCGTGGGCTCGACGGTCGGCGGAGTGACCGCAGCCGTGGTGTCGCTGGCCGGCGTGCCCGGCGGGCTGCTGGCGGGGCTGCTGCTGGGCCGGGGAGTCCGGCCGCGCGCGCTCTCCGCGGCCGTGCTCGTCCTGCCGTGCGCCGCGGTGGTGACATACCAGGTCACGCCCTGGGCGGCCGTCATCGCAGGCGCGGCCGTGCTGCAGTTCACGGGCGGGCTGGTGCTCGCCGTGCTGTACGCCGGCGTGCCCTCCGTCGCGCGTACGCCGTACGAACTCGGGCGTGGCTACGGCCTGTTGAATCAGGCGGGCAGCGTCGGCACGCTCCTGGGCCCGCCGGCCTTCGGGTTCGCGGTCACCCGCGCCGGCTGGACCTCGGCGACCGTCCTGGTCACCGCGGTCGCTCTGACCGGTCTGGCGCTCTTCCTGGCGGCGACCAGGCGTCCGGAACCGTCGGCACCGTGAACCCGGACTGGTAGGCGAAGGCGACGAGTTGGGCGCGGTCACGCAGGCCGAGCTTCTCGCGCAGGTGGTACACGTGCGAGCGTACGGTCGCCTCTTGAAGCGTCAGTTTGGCGGCGATGTCCGCATCCGTCAGGCCTGCCGCCACCAGGAGCAGGATCTCGCGTTCGCGTGGGGTGAGGGTGCGCAGGCCCTGCTGTGCCGCGGCGACGGGCTGGGCGTTGCGCCAGTAGAGCCAGCCGATCAGGCGCCTTGTGACCGGGCCACTGGTCGCGGCCTCGCCCGCGGCCAGGGCGCGCACCGCGCGGATCAGCTCCTCGGACGGAGCGTCCTTGACCAGGTACCCGTACGCACCCGCCTCCAGCGCCTTCATGACGATCGCGTCGTCGGTGCGTGCGCTGAACACGAGCACTTCGGGGCGTGGTGCCGGCCATGCCGGGCCGGTCACCTCGGCGGCGACCTCCAGGCCCGAGCGCCGTGCCAGGCCGATGTCGGTGATCAGGACGTGGGGTGCGTGGTGCCGTGTCAGGTCGAGGGCTTCCGCCCCGTCTCCGGTGGCCGCGACGACGGTGATGTCCGGGTCGCGGGCCAGTGTGCCGGCGAGGCCGTCGCGCACCACGGGCAGTTCGTCGCAGATCAGAACGCGGATTGTCACTCGCCAACGGTAAGGGTGCTCGTCGAGCGTGAGGCCGAGCGGCTTCATACGGCGGATGCCCATCAGGTGGTGAGCGCCGTCGGCCTCGCGTAGAGGCGGAAGCCGCCCTGAGGGCGGGCGGAGGGAGGTGACGGGGCTGGTCTCCTCGTAGTGCCGGATGGTGCGCGGCGACAGCTCCGTCCCTGCCGCGGCCGCGCGCGGCCGCCGCGTGCTTCGGTCACTGCGCCGCGACGGCCGTCGTCCCTGGTTACGAGCAGCAGCCTGAGCCACCCGTGTCCGCGCTGGGCTGTCGGCCGTGGAGGTCGTCGTCGTGGCCGGCGGCGATTCGTGCCCATTGGGCGGTCGGCCGTCCGTCCTTGCGGAACTGCTGGCCGAGCGTCTCGTACGGCTGCGGCCAGCCCGATGGGGAGTCCTCCCAGGTCTCCTGCCGTCCGTGGACCGTCATGTCAAGGATGCCGTAGGACGGTGCCATGGGTTCGACGCCACGACCGGTGGTCCAGTACGTCTCGTAGACGCGGTCCCCGTCGCGGAGATAGCAGGCCTTCATCCCGAAGTGGCGGTCGGCCAGGAGTCGTTCGAGCGACTCGGCGGGTACGGAGTACCAGGGCATCTCCCAGCCCATGAAGCGGCGGTAGCGGTCGGACTCCTCGTAGGGGCCCTGGCAGAAGACGGCGAAGGTGACGTCACGCTGGTGCAGGTAGGACAGTTCGCGGACCTGGCCGGTGAAGAACGTGCAGCCCTCGCACTGGTCGGCGGCGGTGTGGCCGTCGTGCCACATGTGGTACGACACGAACAGCTGGGTGCGGCCCTCGAAGACGTCGATCAGGGGAACGTGCCCCTTGCCCCCGACGAGCGGGGTCCACGGGTCCACCTCGGTCATGGGCAGCCTTCGCCGGGCGGCGGCGATCGCGTCGCCCTCGCGGGTGTGCGCCTTCTCCCGGACGCGCAGGGTGTCGATGGCGGCCAGCCACTCCCGGCGGGAGACGACCGGCGGCTTGTTCACATCAGTCATGGCCGTACTGACCGGGCGACTGGCAGCAATTCATCGGTGGCGCCCGTGGCGGGCGCCGCTAACCGAACCGAGCTTCCGGAATCTCGCTCAGCCCGCGCCGCCGCCGCGTGCCTCGGCGAGGAGCGCACGCAACTGCTCCACCGTGGGCAACGGGCCGACTCGACAGGACAGGCTCGCTGGTTGCCCTGGCGGTGCCAGCGGGTCGGTGCCGTTGATCAGGAGGGTGGGTGAACCGTGCATGCCCAGACGCTCGGCGTCCGCGGTGTCGGTGATCTCGCGCCAGGTCACTGCGGCGTCTGCCGGTTCACCCAGGGCGAGGGACAGGCGTTCGCGCAGCAGTGGAGCGTGCGGGCATCTCGGTACGACCAGCACGGTCAGGTCCATCGGGGCCTCCTCCTCGAAGTGGCGCCGACCTATCCGGCGGCGGCGTTCAACCGCTCGGGGTCCAGGACGGTGATACGGCCGCGAGCCAAACGGAGCAGGCCGCGGCCGGCGAATTCGTGCAGGACCTTGGTGGTCGTCTCGCGTGAGGTGCCGGCCAGGGCGGCGAGTTGTTCGTGAGTGAGGGCGATCTGCGGGTGGCGTGCCATCGCCGGCAACCTGCCGGCGGGGGTGTCGGCGCGGGCGGCGAGGGTGGTCAAGGTGGCGGCGATGCGCTGGGGGACGGACTTGAAGACGCTGTCGGACAGGCGCTGCTCGAGATCGGCGACTCGGCGGCCGACGATCTCGGTGATCCGGGCAGCGATCCGCGCGTCCGACAGCAGGAACCTGTGCACGTCGGCGCGGCTCATCACGCACACCGTGACGTCGTCGAGGGCCTCGGCGAAGTTGTCGTACATCCGCTGGCCGAGCAGCGCCATCTCGCCGAAGATCGTGCCGGGGCTGATGATCGCGCAGGTCAGGGCGCGGCCGTCGGCGGAGACGCGGAAGATGCGGACCCGTCCGCGTTTGAGGATGAACAGCACCTCGTTGAGCTGCTGCGGGGAGTGGAGGATCTCCCCGGCGGAGTAGGTCTTCATGGGGGCCGCTTCGGCGATCGCCTCCATCTCCGGCTCGGACAGGTCGCGGAAGATGTCGACCTCGGACATGCACCAGGTGCGGTCCGGATCGTCGGCGGCATCGTCGCGTTCGATCATGTGCGTGGTCTCCTCGCGTCGCCCCGGCGCCCAGGGCGGTGGTGCGGTGCCCCACGGTGGGCCGGCCAGTGCGGCGGTGCTCTCGGCCAGACAGTAGGACACCGGGCCGCCGCCGGGGGTGCTGCCACGCTGGGCAGCACCCCGTGGCAGGGGCCCGGGGCCGCCCGGAGACGCGAGCGGTGC
It encodes:
- a CDS encoding MFS transporter is translated as MGINPGHASRTHTRPGLAEIGERRVIALVYLAGVSAAVALGRFVPLETGVRDGFGLSLSAFGWLVSGITVVAACLAMPAGLWVARHDVGRVLSAGLGVMLLGGVLEVMAPAAVVLYGARVLEGVGYLAVVVTGPLVLSARCGPATRHRALALWSTFVPVGMAVASAVGALGGTVGWRVAGALTLVPGLAALAGASGRLTGIRGEAGDRRVRHGGGIGPVLRLSLSFALIALLGVTAVALLPSLATDRSVGSTVGGVTAAVVSLAGVPGGLLAGLLLGRGVRPRALSAAVLVLPCAAVVTYQVTPWAAVIAGAAVLQFTGGLVLAVLYAGVPSVARTPYELGRGYGLLNQAGSVGTLLGPPAFGFAVTRAGWTSATVLVTAVALTGLALFLAATRRPEPSAP
- a CDS encoding response regulator, producing the protein MTIRVLICDELPVVRDGLAGTLARDPDITVVAATGDGAEALDLTRHHAPHVLITDIGLARRSGLEVAAEVTGPAWPAPRPEVLVFSARTDDAIVMKALEAGAYGYLVKDAPSEELIRAVRALAAGEAATSGPVTRRLIGWLYWRNAQPVAAAQQGLRTLTPREREILLLVAAGLTDADIAAKLTLQEATVRSHVYHLREKLGLRDRAQLVAFAYQSGFTVPTVPDAWSPPGRAPDRSERPR
- a CDS encoding thioredoxin domain-containing protein: MDLTVLVVPRCPHAPLLRERLSLALGEPADAAVTWREITDTADAERLGMHGSPTLLINGTDPLAPPGQPASLSCRVGPLPTVEQLRALLAEARGGGAG
- a CDS encoding DUF899 family protein translates to MTDVNKPPVVSRREWLAAIDTLRVREKAHTREGDAIAAARRRLPMTEVDPWTPLVGGKGHVPLIDVFEGRTQLFVSYHMWHDGHTAADQCEGCTFFTGQVRELSYLHQRDVTFAVFCQGPYEESDRYRRFMGWEMPWYSVPAESLERLLADRHFGMKACYLRDGDRVYETYWTTGRGVEPMAPSYGILDMTVHGRQETWEDSPSGWPQPYETLGQQFRKDGRPTAQWARIAAGHDDDLHGRQPSADTGGSGCCS
- a CDS encoding Crp/Fnr family transcriptional regulator, which translates into the protein MIERDDAADDPDRTWCMSEVDIFRDLSEPEMEAIAEAAPMKTYSAGEILHSPQQLNEVLFILKRGRVRIFRVSADGRALTCAIISPGTIFGEMALLGQRMYDNFAEALDDVTVCVMSRADVHRFLLSDARIAARITEIVGRRVADLEQRLSDSVFKSVPQRIAATLTTLAARADTPAGRLPAMARHPQIALTHEQLAALAGTSRETTTKVLHEFAGRGLLRLARGRITVLDPERLNAAAG